In Selenomonas sp. TAMA-11512, a genomic segment contains:
- the plsY gene encoding glycerol-3-phosphate 1-O-acyltransferase PlsY, which produces MLFSLLFAYFLGAVPNGLWLCRLLYKKDIRKYNSHNIGATNVWRTFGKLPGIMVFLLDFLKGALAVYLASHRGGTPEAMVAAGIAAMLGHSFSIFLKFKGGKGVATGLGVIAVLMPLVTGIVFLVWFAIVYRTRYVSLGSVVSAALVPMLAYLFDAPQIYVILGAAAAALVIVRHRANIARLMHGSENKVNW; this is translated from the coding sequence ATGCTGTTTTCCCTGCTTTTTGCCTATTTCCTGGGAGCCGTGCCGAACGGATTATGGCTGTGCCGACTGCTCTATAAGAAAGACATACGTAAGTACAACAGCCACAATATCGGAGCAACGAATGTCTGGAGAACATTCGGCAAGCTGCCCGGAATCATGGTATTCCTTCTTGATTTTTTGAAAGGGGCATTGGCCGTATATCTTGCTTCTCATCGCGGCGGAACACCGGAAGCAATGGTGGCGGCTGGGATAGCGGCGATGCTGGGGCATTCCTTCTCTATATTTCTGAAGTTCAAAGGCGGCAAGGGAGTTGCGACAGGCCTGGGGGTCATTGCCGTCTTGATGCCCTTAGTGACCGGCATCGTGTTTCTTGTATGGTTTGCCATTGTCTATAGGACACGGTATGTCTCTCTCGGCTCGGTTGTATCTGCCGCGCTTGTGCCGATGCTTGCATATCTGTTCGACGCACCTCAAATTTATGTGATACTTGGTGCGGCTGCCGCCGCTCTTGTTATCGTGCGACATCGAGCGAATATTGCCCGTCTCATGCACGGCTCTGAAAATAAGGTGAATTGGTAA
- the thrB gene encoding homoserine kinase, giving the protein MQTRTVRVRVPGTSANCGPGFDAIGVACTIYNELELALTSEPSLTIEIEGEGAENIPKDERNIVWKSIVHLLRRAKRAKEYRGAVIHMKNDIPLSRGLGSSAAAIVSGLKAANILLDEPFTRRDLLDMATEIEGHPDNVAPALFGGFTVSVTGKRRVDCFAFQSRLPLKLVVAVPDFPLSTKMARSVLPAEVPMQDAVYNVGRAAMLVAALSKGNPHFLRTAFDDALHQPYREKLIPGMRDVFRAAKSAGAVGATLSGAGPCLIAFTLEHEDKVGAAMVRAFERHDVHAEALQLEIDTTGAEEIIGSSK; this is encoded by the coding sequence ATGCAGACGAGAACGGTGCGTGTACGCGTGCCGGGTACAAGTGCGAACTGTGGTCCCGGGTTTGATGCGATTGGTGTTGCATGTACGATTTATAATGAGTTGGAGCTGGCATTGACGAGCGAGCCTTCGCTGACGATCGAGATCGAAGGTGAGGGCGCGGAAAACATCCCGAAAGATGAACGCAATATTGTCTGGAAGTCAATCGTACATCTTTTGCGTCGGGCAAAACGGGCAAAAGAGTATCGCGGTGCCGTCATTCATATGAAGAATGATATTCCTCTGTCGCGAGGTCTCGGAAGCAGTGCGGCTGCGATTGTTTCCGGATTGAAGGCTGCAAATATTTTGCTGGATGAGCCTTTTACACGGCGCGACCTTCTCGACATGGCAACGGAGATCGAGGGACACCCGGACAATGTCGCGCCGGCACTCTTCGGAGGCTTTACCGTCAGCGTGACCGGGAAGCGGCGTGTGGATTGTTTTGCCTTTCAATCACGCCTGCCGCTGAAGCTTGTTGTTGCAGTGCCTGATTTTCCGCTGTCGACGAAGATGGCAAGAAGTGTTCTGCCGGCGGAGGTGCCGATGCAGGACGCCGTTTATAATGTCGGACGTGCCGCGATGCTTGTGGCGGCCTTATCCAAAGGGAATCCGCATTTTCTGCGCACGGCTTTTGACGATGCTCTGCATCAGCCGTATCGTGAGAAGCTCATCCCCGGTATGCGGGATGTCTTTCGCGCCGCAAAATCCGCCGGTGCCGTCGGGGCGACGCTGTCCGGTGCCGGACCGTGCCTGATTGCCTTTACTCTGGAGCATGAGGATAAGGTGGGGGCGGCTATGGTGAGGGCCTTCGAACGGCATGATGTGCATGCGGAGGCGCTGCAGCTGGAGATTGATACAACGGGGGCGGAAGAGATCATCGGTTCGTCAAAATAG
- a CDS encoding homoserine dehydrogenase: MKEIKIALLGSGTVGSGVLEVLKCNAEDIARRSGARILVEKVLIRDANKARPHLSAYKTTTDIEDILKDDSISIVVELMGGVTPAKDYMLRALKAGKHVVTANKDVIAAHGEELFAAAKENHADILFEASVGGGIPIITPLKTSLAGNKITEIMGIVNGTTNYMLTKMTEDGSSYDEVLKEAQEKGYAEANPTADVDGLDAARKVMILSSIAFNTKIDFDDVPVEGIRHITPKDIAYAKELGYVIKLLAIGRDLGEQGLDIRVHPVFLPKAHPLASVNDVFNAIFVRGNAIGEAMFYGRGAGSLPTASSVVADIVEVARDICADVFGRHTRIRTEAKKLCPLAETKSSYYVRLLVSDQPGVLGAIATAFGEQGVSLKSVIQTRREKDRAEIVAVTHCVRHAKLQAAAGVLQSLPVVTEIRSMIRVENEQGGD; this comes from the coding sequence TTGAAAGAGATAAAGATCGCTCTTTTGGGATCGGGGACGGTCGGGTCCGGTGTCCTTGAGGTTTTGAAGTGCAATGCAGAGGATATCGCAAGGCGAAGCGGAGCTCGAATCCTTGTTGAAAAAGTCCTCATTCGTGATGCCAACAAAGCGCGTCCGCATCTTTCTGCGTATAAGACGACAACGGATATAGAGGATATCCTGAAGGACGATTCGATTTCCATTGTCGTTGAGCTGATGGGCGGAGTTACTCCCGCAAAGGATTACATGCTTCGTGCGTTAAAGGCCGGCAAGCATGTGGTTACGGCAAATAAGGATGTAATCGCGGCACATGGGGAAGAGCTCTTTGCGGCAGCCAAGGAGAATCACGCAGACATTCTCTTTGAAGCCAGTGTAGGCGGCGGGATTCCGATCATAACGCCGCTTAAGACCTCTCTTGCCGGAAATAAGATCACAGAGATCATGGGCATTGTCAACGGTACGACGAATTACATGCTCACAAAGATGACCGAAGACGGATCGAGCTATGACGAGGTGCTTAAAGAAGCGCAGGAAAAGGGATATGCCGAGGCAAATCCGACGGCTGATGTGGATGGTCTGGATGCTGCGCGCAAGGTTATGATTCTGTCCTCTATCGCCTTTAATACGAAGATCGATTTCGATGATGTGCCCGTTGAGGGGATTCGGCACATAACGCCAAAGGATATTGCCTATGCGAAAGAGCTGGGCTACGTCATCAAACTGCTGGCGATCGGCCGTGATTTGGGAGAGCAGGGGCTTGATATTCGCGTGCATCCCGTATTCCTGCCGAAAGCGCATCCGCTTGCATCGGTGAATGATGTTTTCAATGCGATTTTTGTCCGGGGAAATGCCATCGGCGAGGCTATGTTCTACGGACGAGGTGCCGGATCGCTGCCTACAGCGTCGTCTGTCGTAGCGGATATCGTCGAGGTGGCTCGGGATATTTGTGCCGACGTTTTTGGACGCCATACGCGTATTCGTACGGAGGCAAAGAAGCTTTGTCCGCTTGCGGAGACGAAGTCATCGTATTATGTTCGTCTCCTGGTCAGTGACCAGCCCGGTGTTTTGGGCGCCATTGCAACTGCCTTCGGTGAACAGGGCGTAAGCTTGAAGTCCGTTATTCAGACACGCCGTGAAAAGGATCGGGCAGAGATTGTTGCCGTCACGCACTGCGTGCGGCATGCGAAGCTGCAGGCTGCAGCAGGAGTTCTGCAGAGTCTGCCGGTCGTTACGGAGATTCGAAGCATGATTCGTGTGGAGAATGAGCAGGGGGGCGACTGA
- the mnmA gene encoding tRNA 2-thiouridine(34) synthase MnmA, with amino-acid sequence MAKKVAVAMSGGVDSSLTAMLLQEEGYEVSGMTMLLFDTYDADGNIIEPQSVVDARRVAEQLGIPHRVVDLRDRFKARVVDYFLHEYGVGRTPNPCVMCNRQVKFGGLYESAQEAGIDLVATGHYARIEQLENGTYAVRKGMDIRKDQSYALCRLTQELLAHFITPLGGLEKTETRALAKQYGLIVADKPESQEICFVPKDDYKAYLAHHAPEMLEAGDIVDLNGRVLGTHQGVPFYTIGQRKGLGIAAEHPLYVVGLDAEKKRVVVGANADLFVKGLTATDVNWQQGERTAPFEANVKIRYGNRETKSRIEPLDGGRIRVIFAEPLRAATPGQSVVMYEGDMLLGGAFIERAL; translated from the coding sequence TTGGCAAAGAAGGTTGCCGTAGCGATGAGCGGCGGTGTGGACAGTTCTTTGACAGCGATGCTTCTCCAGGAGGAAGGCTATGAGGTCAGCGGCATGACGATGCTGCTTTTTGATACATATGATGCGGACGGGAATATCATCGAGCCGCAGTCGGTTGTTGACGCAAGACGTGTGGCGGAGCAATTGGGAATACCGCATCGAGTCGTCGATCTGCGTGATCGATTCAAGGCACGCGTGGTGGACTATTTCCTCCACGAATACGGCGTGGGACGAACGCCGAACCCCTGTGTCATGTGCAATCGACAAGTGAAGTTCGGCGGACTTTACGAGTCTGCGCAGGAAGCCGGGATTGACCTCGTTGCAACGGGGCACTACGCGCGCATTGAGCAGCTGGAAAACGGAACGTATGCTGTGCGAAAGGGCATGGATATAAGAAAAGATCAATCGTATGCACTTTGCCGACTGACGCAGGAGCTCCTGGCGCACTTCATCACCCCGCTGGGCGGCTTGGAGAAGACAGAGACGAGGGCTTTGGCGAAGCAGTATGGACTGATCGTCGCGGATAAGCCGGAGAGCCAGGAAATCTGCTTTGTGCCAAAGGATGACTACAAAGCCTATCTCGCGCATCATGCGCCGGAGATGCTGGAGGCAGGCGATATCGTGGATCTGAACGGCAGAGTGCTGGGGACACATCAGGGTGTGCCGTTCTATACCATCGGACAGAGGAAGGGGCTTGGCATCGCGGCGGAGCATCCGCTCTACGTTGTTGGTCTGGATGCGGAGAAAAAGCGTGTCGTCGTTGGTGCCAATGCGGATCTCTTTGTGAAGGGACTTACAGCGACAGATGTGAATTGGCAGCAAGGAGAAAGAACGGCACCCTTTGAAGCCAATGTCAAGATACGGTATGGCAATCGTGAGACAAAAAGTCGAATCGAGCCGTTGGATGGCGGGCGGATACGGGTGATTTTTGCAGAACCGCTTCGGGCGGCGACTCCTGGACAATCGGTTGTGATGTACGAGGGAGATATGCTCCTGGGAGGAGCGTTTATCGAGAGGGCTCTATAA
- the rpsT gene encoding 30S ribosomal protein S20, with protein sequence MPNIKASIQSVKKDAVRRAKNASEKSRVRTASRRVLDAVEAGNADEAKTLLRLACKTIDQAAANRVYHKNAAARKKSRLARKVNAMAI encoded by the coding sequence TTGCCAAATATCAAAGCATCGATTCAGAGCGTAAAGAAGGATGCCGTTCGTCGTGCGAAAAACGCTTCGGAGAAGTCCCGTGTCCGTACGGCTTCTCGTCGTGTTCTTGATGCTGTTGAGGCTGGGAATGCTGACGAGGCTAAGACCCTCCTTCGTCTCGCCTGCAAGACGATCGATCAGGCTGCCGCGAACCGTGTTTATCATAAGAACGCCGCTGCTCGTAAGAAGTCGCGTCTCGCTCGCAAGGTCAACGCAATGGCTATCTGA
- a CDS encoding nucleotidyltransferase family protein, which produces MPIIGVIAEYNPFHNGHIYQIQEVRHRYPTAHIVVVMSGAFTQRGLPAILDKWTRASIACMHGADLVAELPAVFALRSAQDFARGGIALLHRLGCVDYVAFGAESNPSILSALASTLENASTQKEIQRHIRAGDAYAVAVSKAISGQSLMDEDALRTPNNILAVEYLRSLHHLQSPIEPIALLRKSAAHNETKLQRDISSATAIRRACMASPPMWDAIRTAVPSESCHALQASAAEGYPSMDTLHRLLIREILTRSDAELSELAGVSEGIEHRLRRAAKESNSYEELADYVQNRRFPYSRVQRLLSYILLRLTKEDIAEFDRALPLYVRPLAFKKSAHVLTRIRKECRLPLISRVATELSEEQLLQTSQRTALQKMLRYDLLANDLQALSKPAIGTLRQDYLQSPICLP; this is translated from the coding sequence ATGCCTATTATCGGAGTCATAGCAGAATATAACCCCTTTCACAACGGACATATATACCAAATCCAGGAAGTCCGTCACCGATATCCGACCGCGCACATCGTCGTCGTCATGAGCGGTGCCTTCACGCAGCGCGGACTGCCTGCCATCCTGGACAAGTGGACAAGAGCCTCCATCGCCTGCATGCACGGCGCAGACCTCGTAGCGGAGCTGCCTGCCGTTTTCGCATTGCGCTCCGCACAGGACTTCGCCCGCGGAGGTATTGCCCTTCTGCATCGTCTCGGCTGCGTGGACTATGTCGCCTTCGGAGCGGAAAGCAATCCTTCGATACTTTCCGCTCTTGCTTCCACTCTGGAAAACGCCTCCACGCAGAAAGAGATACAGCGTCATATCCGAGCAGGTGATGCGTATGCCGTCGCCGTGTCGAAAGCTATATCCGGTCAGTCCCTCATGGACGAAGATGCCCTTCGCACACCCAATAACATTTTGGCGGTCGAGTATCTGCGCAGCCTACATCACCTGCAAAGCCCTATAGAGCCTATTGCGCTCCTGCGCAAATCCGCCGCACATAATGAGACGAAACTACAGCGAGATATATCCAGTGCGACTGCCATTCGTCGCGCCTGTATGGCTTCGCCGCCTATGTGGGATGCGATTCGGACGGCCGTCCCGTCGGAGAGCTGTCATGCCTTGCAGGCTTCCGCCGCGGAAGGATATCCCTCCATGGACACACTGCACAGGCTTCTCATCCGGGAGATTTTGACCCGCAGCGACGCCGAGCTTTCCGAACTTGCCGGCGTCTCTGAAGGCATTGAGCATCGTCTGCGCCGAGCTGCCAAGGAATCGAACAGCTATGAGGAACTCGCAGACTATGTGCAAAACCGGCGATTCCCCTATAGCCGTGTGCAGCGCCTGCTCAGCTATATCCTGCTCCGCCTGACAAAAGAGGACATCGCGGAATTCGATCGTGCCCTCCCGCTCTATGTGCGGCCTCTCGCATTCAAAAAAAGCGCGCATGTGCTCACGCGCATCAGAAAAGAGTGCCGTCTCCCACTCATCAGCCGTGTAGCTACAGAGCTCTCCGAAGAACAACTCTTGCAGACAAGTCAAAGAACCGCACTCCAAAAAATGCTCCGCTACGATCTCCTTGCCAATGATCTGCAGGCATTGTCAAAGCCCGCCATCGGCACACTGCGGCAAGATTATCTCCAATCCCCCATTTGCCTCCCCTGA
- a CDS encoding nitrous oxide-stimulated promoter family protein, translating into MDRRNVQKRENRVEKKRLFECDMVLEIISVYCHRKHGTQKGELCSDCRALSLYAKDRIEKCPRMAEKTFCSACPIHCYDRERRAKIREVMGYASPWMLIYHPMQFLRHVWYSWKT; encoded by the coding sequence ATGGATCGGAGAAACGTGCAGAAAAGAGAGAATAGAGTAGAGAAAAAGCGCTTGTTTGAATGCGATATGGTATTGGAGATCATATCTGTTTACTGCCATCGAAAGCATGGCACGCAAAAGGGCGAACTTTGCTCGGATTGTCGGGCGCTTTCACTTTATGCAAAGGATCGCATAGAAAAGTGCCCCCGCATGGCGGAGAAGACCTTTTGCAGCGCGTGTCCCATTCATTGCTACGACCGGGAGAGGCGGGCCAAAATTCGTGAAGTCATGGGCTATGCGTCGCCGTGGATGCTCATCTATCATCCGATGCAGTTCCTTCGCCACGTGTGGTACAGTTGGAAAACGTAG
- the der gene encoding ribosome biogenesis GTPase Der: MAKPIVAVVGRPNVGKSTLFNQIGNRRVSIVDDFPGVTRDRIYMNAEWLNREFTMIDTGGIELETSDQLLTATRAQAHLAMEEADVILFVVDVRAGLTRDDEEVAKLLRATKKPVLLAVNKVDSPNQELDVYEFYSLGLGDPIPISATNMLNIGDLLDAVVAAFPEDTGEDIEEDVISIAVIGRPNVGKSSLVNQLLGEERVIVSDVAGTTRDAIDTHFVKDDIKYTLIDTAGMRRKSKIDIPVERYSVMRALRAVERADVVLMVIDAVEGVTEQDKKIAGYAHESGRGVILVVNKWDIYPDKDDKSTLRFTETLRSEIGFLQFAPVLYASALTGQRVQRITELVKYVADQHAMRIQTSVLNELLRDMISINPPPAHKGKKLKIYFMTQADIKPPKFILFVNDPELVHFSYVRYIENTLRENFGFEGTPLKIIVRGKEED; the protein is encoded by the coding sequence ATGGCAAAGCCGATTGTGGCGGTCGTCGGCAGACCGAATGTCGGTAAATCGACACTGTTTAATCAGATAGGAAATCGCCGCGTGTCCATTGTGGACGATTTTCCGGGTGTAACGCGTGACCGTATCTATATGAACGCAGAGTGGCTCAATCGCGAGTTTACGATGATTGATACGGGAGGAATCGAGCTCGAAACATCGGATCAGCTTCTCACAGCGACGCGTGCACAGGCGCATCTTGCCATGGAAGAGGCGGATGTCATACTCTTTGTCGTCGATGTCCGTGCAGGGCTTACGCGTGATGATGAGGAGGTCGCGAAGCTCCTTCGCGCAACGAAAAAGCCTGTTCTGCTTGCGGTCAACAAGGTGGACAGTCCGAATCAGGAGTTGGATGTCTATGAGTTTTACAGCCTCGGTCTGGGAGATCCCATTCCAATTTCAGCGACGAACATGCTGAATATAGGCGATCTGCTGGATGCCGTCGTTGCAGCCTTTCCGGAGGATACAGGCGAGGATATCGAGGAAGACGTCATCAGCATTGCGGTCATCGGCCGACCGAATGTAGGCAAGTCGTCTCTCGTCAACCAGCTTCTCGGCGAAGAGCGCGTCATTGTCAGCGACGTTGCCGGTACGACACGCGATGCCATCGATACGCACTTTGTCAAAGATGATATTAAGTACACCTTGATCGATACCGCAGGGATGCGCAGGAAGTCCAAGATTGACATTCCCGTGGAGCGATACAGTGTGATGCGCGCACTGCGTGCGGTAGAGAGGGCGGATGTCGTCCTCATGGTCATTGATGCCGTCGAAGGTGTCACGGAGCAGGATAAGAAGATTGCGGGTTATGCGCATGAGTCCGGACGAGGTGTTATACTCGTCGTCAATAAGTGGGATATTTACCCGGATAAGGATGATAAATCGACGCTTCGTTTTACGGAGACGCTGCGCAGTGAAATCGGGTTTCTGCAGTTTGCACCGGTTCTCTATGCGTCGGCGCTCACGGGACAGCGTGTCCAGCGCATTACAGAGCTTGTCAAGTATGTGGCGGATCAGCATGCGATGCGCATACAGACAAGTGTCTTGAATGAGCTTCTGCGAGACATGATATCAATCAATCCTCCGCCGGCGCATAAGGGGAAAAAGCTTAAGATATACTTTATGACGCAGGCGGATATCAAACCTCCAAAGTTTATTCTCTTTGTTAATGACCCTGAACTTGTGCATTTCTCCTATGTGCGGTATATAGAAAATACGCTGCGTGAGAATTTCGGTTTTGAGGGGACTCCGCTGAAGATTATTGTACGCGGCAAGGAGGAGGATTAA
- a CDS encoding tRNA adenylyltransferase — protein sequence MTETAFIEAIRSMGGTVYLVGGYVRDTLLGRKPKDRDYVITNIEEAAFCRLFSSAEKVGNHFPVYLLPIRGEMREVAFARREKKTASGYRGFAAHFSPETTIEEDLARRDTTMNSIALRLPDREMIDPFGGKQDIERGIIRAATKHFAEDPVRALRAARQAAELGFTIEAETVNAMRSLRGELRSEPQERIFEELKKALAAPKPSVFFSALLEANLLDIAFPELYALHGRPEILAFHPEGDSFRHTMLVLDEVAARTENTMVRFAALVHDIGKGRTLEEMLPHHYGHELRGQDALLEWNERQKLPREWLQAGLFVVQQHMRAARLKKPGKIVDLYTAIARSALDFKGFTDIIAVDYHGLPYYLADSDLYERVMKVHAKNHPDDLAGEAVGAWLRGQRIHTLRRLCGERNPV from the coding sequence ATGACGGAGACCGCCTTTATCGAGGCTATACGGAGCATGGGCGGGACCGTATATCTCGTTGGAGGATATGTGAGAGACACACTCCTGGGCCGCAAGCCGAAGGATCGGGATTATGTCATAACGAACATCGAGGAGGCGGCGTTTTGTCGCCTTTTTTCATCAGCGGAAAAGGTGGGGAATCATTTTCCTGTCTACCTGCTTCCCATCCGGGGCGAGATGCGTGAAGTGGCTTTTGCGCGCAGGGAAAAAAAGACGGCGAGCGGATACAGAGGCTTCGCGGCGCATTTCAGTCCGGAAACAACGATAGAAGAGGATTTGGCTCGTCGCGATACAACGATGAACAGCATTGCACTGCGTTTGCCGGACAGAGAGATGATCGATCCGTTTGGCGGGAAACAGGATATTGAGAGAGGGATCATTCGAGCTGCAACAAAGCACTTTGCAGAGGATCCCGTGCGCGCTCTTCGCGCGGCAAGACAGGCTGCGGAATTGGGATTTACGATAGAAGCGGAAACAGTGAACGCCATGAGGTCGCTGCGAGGAGAACTGAGGAGCGAGCCGCAGGAGCGCATATTCGAGGAGCTGAAAAAGGCGCTGGCTGCGCCCAAGCCGTCGGTCTTTTTCTCCGCACTCCTAGAGGCAAACCTTTTAGATATCGCTTTTCCGGAATTATATGCGCTTCACGGCAGACCTGAAATACTTGCATTTCATCCGGAAGGGGATTCCTTTCGGCACACGATGCTCGTTCTTGATGAAGTTGCTGCACGCACGGAAAATACTATGGTGCGCTTCGCGGCGCTGGTCCATGATATCGGAAAAGGGCGGACTCTCGAGGAGATGCTGCCGCATCATTACGGGCACGAATTGCGCGGACAAGACGCGCTTCTGGAATGGAATGAGCGGCAGAAACTGCCGCGTGAATGGCTGCAGGCAGGACTTTTCGTCGTTCAACAGCACATGCGTGCGGCCCGGTTGAAAAAGCCGGGCAAGATTGTCGATCTGTATACGGCGATTGCGCGCAGCGCGCTGGATTTCAAGGGATTTACAGATATCATTGCGGTGGATTATCATGGTTTGCCGTACTATTTGGCGGATTCTGATCTCTATGAGCGGGTTATGAAGGTTCACGCAAAGAATCATCCGGACGATTTGGCCGGTGAAGCGGTTGGCGCATGGCTGCGCGGCCAACGCATACATACATTGCGGCGGCTGTGCGGTGAAAGAAATCCAGTGTAA
- a CDS encoding MBL fold metallo-hydrolase, with protein MKLTFLGAAHMVTGSCYLLESMGKKFLVDCGMFQGGRRTRDLNYREFQFIPADIDCVLLTHAHIDHCGLLPKLCKEGFRGEIFATKVTTELAQIMLPDAAHIQEYDTQIMNRKGQRSGDEPVQPLYTMEDAVSSLKHFVSVEYNERFAIADHISVCYRDAGHIMGSAIIEIFIHENGEETKLVFSGDLGQPDQPILKNPTAIKGADYLIVESTYGDRLHQMYDREQALLDIIQDTMDRGGNVIIPSFAVGRTQTLLYYFYKLWKEGRMEDIPIILDSPLAISATRIFMENMQDFDEEAIALFSESGGTIPQMPHLHICKTAEESRALNSRDSSAVIISASGMADAGRVLHHLKHNLWRPESTVLFVGYQAEGSLGRRLLDGAKRVRVLGEEIVVRANIKMLDGFSAHADLHQIMDWLEPLQEPRPAKIYIVHGEAPAAESLKEQIEKKLGEDVYIPFYGDMVNIEGRTDTLTASALPEIHVEMEMEDFLRTVDSTYRQQRRRLLQYVVRNPQHMETVIRTMQKGWNYMRRLFSNYNI; from the coding sequence ATGAAGCTGACATTCCTCGGCGCTGCGCACATGGTTACGGGCTCGTGCTATCTCTTGGAATCCATGGGAAAGAAATTTCTTGTTGATTGCGGTATGTTTCAGGGCGGGAGACGGACACGTGATTTAAATTATAGGGAGTTTCAGTTTATCCCTGCAGATATTGACTGCGTCCTTTTGACGCACGCGCATATAGATCATTGCGGCTTGCTGCCGAAGCTTTGCAAGGAAGGATTTCGCGGAGAGATCTTTGCGACGAAGGTGACGACGGAACTGGCACAGATTATGCTGCCGGATGCGGCGCATATTCAAGAGTATGATACACAGATCATGAACCGCAAGGGACAACGAAGCGGCGATGAGCCCGTACAGCCGCTCTATACGATGGAAGATGCCGTGAGCTCATTGAAGCATTTCGTCTCCGTTGAATACAACGAGCGATTTGCTATTGCAGATCATATCTCTGTGTGCTATCGAGATGCCGGGCACATCATGGGATCGGCGATCATTGAGATTTTCATTCATGAGAACGGCGAAGAGACAAAGCTTGTATTCTCCGGCGACTTGGGCCAGCCCGATCAGCCGATTCTGAAAAATCCAACCGCCATTAAGGGCGCGGACTATCTGATTGTCGAATCGACGTATGGTGATCGTCTGCATCAGATGTATGACCGTGAACAGGCGCTCTTGGACATCATTCAAGATACGATGGACCGCGGAGGCAATGTCATTATCCCCTCATTTGCCGTAGGGCGTACGCAGACTCTGCTCTACTACTTCTACAAGCTTTGGAAGGAAGGGCGCATGGAGGATATTCCGATTATCCTAGACAGCCCGTTGGCGATTTCCGCGACGCGCATATTTATGGAAAATATGCAGGACTTTGATGAGGAGGCCATTGCACTCTTTTCGGAAAGTGGAGGGACAATACCGCAGATGCCCCATCTGCACATCTGCAAGACGGCCGAGGAGTCTCGCGCTCTGAATTCGCGGGACAGTTCCGCCGTTATCATCTCGGCGAGCGGGATGGCGGACGCAGGACGCGTTCTGCATCATTTAAAGCACAATCTTTGGCGCCCGGAATCGACGGTGCTTTTTGTCGGCTATCAGGCGGAAGGAAGCTTGGGACGCCGTCTCTTAGATGGTGCAAAGCGCGTGCGCGTGCTTGGAGAGGAAATCGTTGTCCGTGCGAATATCAAGATGCTTGACGGATTCTCGGCGCACGCGGATCTGCATCAAATTATGGACTGGCTGGAGCCATTGCAGGAACCGAGACCGGCTAAGATCTATATCGTGCATGGTGAAGCCCCTGCTGCGGAATCGCTCAAAGAGCAGATTGAGAAGAAACTGGGAGAGGATGTCTATATTCCTTTCTATGGGGATATGGTTAATATAGAGGGGCGTACAGATACGCTGACGGCTTCGGCACTGCCGGAGATTCATGTGGAGATGGAAATGGAGGATTTCCTGCGGACGGTGGATTCCACTTACCGGCAGCAGCGCCGTCGCCTCCTGCAATATGTTGTACGAAATCCGCAGCACATGGAGACGGTTATTCGCACGATGCAAAAGGGTTGGAACTATATGCGCAGGCTGTTTTCCAACTATAATATTTGA
- a CDS encoding ACT domain-containing protein yields the protein MTKDEKEKLKARAEIRAAKALQKANAKAKSGFFLVREEILPEAIKKTIRVKECLKQGEVRTINEAVALQKLSRSAYYKYKDYVFPFYEISQNKIITLTLLLEHKQGILSSVLNAISDEGGNILTINQGIPLQGVANATFSIETKNMTVELESLLDKLRNLKGVKRLEIVGQE from the coding sequence ATGACAAAGGACGAAAAGGAGAAGCTCAAAGCCCGCGCTGAAATACGAGCGGCAAAGGCGCTCCAAAAGGCCAATGCAAAGGCAAAAAGCGGATTCTTTCTTGTACGTGAAGAGATTCTTCCGGAGGCAATCAAAAAGACGATACGCGTGAAGGAGTGCCTCAAGCAGGGAGAAGTGCGAACGATCAATGAAGCGGTTGCTCTTCAAAAACTGTCTCGAAGCGCTTACTATAAGTACAAGGACTATGTGTTTCCGTTTTATGAGATCAGCCAAAATAAGATTATTACGCTGACGCTTCTCTTAGAGCACAAGCAGGGGATTCTTTCGAGTGTGCTCAATGCGATTTCCGATGAGGGCGGAAATATCCTTACAATCAATCAGGGGATTCCCTTGCAGGGCGTCGCGAACGCCACATTCTCGATTGAGACAAAGAATATGACGGTGGAACTTGAGTCGTTATTGGATAAATTGCGCAATCTGAAAGGTGTCAAGCGTCTGGAGATTGTAGGGCAGGAATGA